CCTTGCCCAGTTCCATTTCTCAGGAGCCGACCCTGAGTCCAGTCCAGCTGAGGGGAGGGgtcaggagggagccaggagggcGATGGCTGGGAGCCAGGGTAGGGGCCATCCCCTTGCAGACCTGAGGTGGACCCAGGCTGATGGTGGACGTGGTGGGAGCCGGGGGCAGGTCCCTCCCCGGGAACACCCTGACTGTGTTCACCTCAGCCTGTCTCTGCTCCCAAAGCCTCCTGGGAATGCGGCATGGCCAGGTGTGGGGCCCTGAGGGGTCTCTGTGCACAGGTGgccccggggccctggggagcccgAGGGTCTGTGGCCCCCAGCGTGGGGCTGAAGTCTGAGCTGCCCTAGGGCGGGCCTGGTCCTCCCTGGCCATGTcagccccacctccctcttcTGGGAAAGGTGACCCGGCCACAGCTCCCGTGGGTCCGTGCGGGCAGCAGGGAGTGTGTGCACggctcagccctgcctctcccacctgTCACCCTCGGCACGACCCTGCCCCAGGAGGGGCTTCCTGCTGCTCACCTGGGGAGACGGGGGCTCACCTGGGGAGACGGGGCTCACCTGGGGAGCAGTGCCGGGTGCAGGTGGACAGAGGTGgttctctgcccaggcctggcctgaagcccccGGGCCGCTCAGCCTCCTGGGCAGCAGCCACTGTGCAGGGGATGAGCTGGGCCTCGGGTTCCTGGGGGCGTCCGGGCAGGTGCATGCTCGGCTCCGGTGGCTCAGGGCTGAGTCCCCACCCCGTCTCcatcacccacccccaccccgccgggGTCTTCCTGGCCAGCGCCCCTGCTGCAGTGAGCAGAGGCGGCCGTTACTGGGGCCCCGGCCCCTGCTCACCCACGCCCAGAGGAGAGGGTGGGCTCAGGGCGGAGCATGCTGCCCACCGCAGGAAGCCGTCTCCCCCACCGGCTCTccctgcccagccagccctggcctgaCTGTAGGGTGCCGAGCTGCTGCCTCGGGgagtcctgcccctgcccccacacccacccgGGTCTGACTGAGAGGAGGGCAGAGCCCACGAGGCACTCCCAGCGTCGCATCTCGGCGTGGTGGGCTGGGGGCGCGCTGGGGGCCCGTCCCCGCCATCACCTGGCCGTGCGTCAGGAGGACGCAGGCGAGGGCACAGGTGCAGGCGGTTCCAGCGTGGCTGACATTCACGGGACGAGCCACGGCACAAAGTGTCCTGTGTTCCCAAGTCAGGGTCTCGGAGGAACTTGCCGATAAGAGGGATCCAGAAGGCAAACACGGCCCGGCCTTtcctgccgcagcccctgtgcCAACGGGCGTCCtcgggctcctggcccagtgcagGTGGAGTGAGCTCACCACGCGCAGCTCTGCCCCGGAGGCCAGGCCCCGGGAGCCTCTGCTGAGCGCGGCCCTGGAGGCCgaggagcccagggagggggaCGGCGGGACCTGCACCGTGGGCATGGCCCTCGCTCTGGGGACAGGCACTCTCTCCCcagctgggggaggctggggccagTCAGGCTACACCTGCCCAAGAGGCTCTGTAGGCTGGGAGGTCAAGCTTCCCTCCCAGAGGGTGGAGATGGCTGGGTTCTGTGGGGGGAGCAGAGGCCTGAGCGCTGGACCTGACATTCAGCTAGATGGGCAGCCACATGGCGGGCACGGGGCCGGCACGGCCAGCACAGACCTCAGCACAGACCCGAGGGAGTCACGGGTCAGCCACCCGGCCCTGCAGGGCTCGGCCTGCCTCTGGTCTGGAGGCTGCGCTGTgtcccctgcctgcctgggccccagctctgctggCCCCAGCGCCCGGAGCCCATgggacttggcccagcccctcgGGCTGAGCGTACGTCTCTCCCATGGCGGGTtgcgtgtgtgcacgcgtgtgcgcCTGTGCGTGTATAGACGGCGCTTCAGGTGTTCTGATCACGGATGTGCAGACAAATGCTGAACTGCGGGGTGGCTGCTGTGCCGCAGGACATGAAGCCGCGGAGCCGATGCCAGCTCCCGCATCGGAGTGACAGGTGGGGtcccggctgctcggcttctgatgcCGATTCCTGCCAACTCACCCGGGAAGgcggcagaagacggcccacgtgtTAGGGTCCTGGCCACCCCTGTGGAGACCCGGCCAGAGGCCTTGGATCCAGGCTGTGCCTGGCTCGGACCTGGCGTTGCAGCCGTGCGGGGTGTGAACCCGGGGTGGAGGAGCTCTCTCCGTCTGTCGGGGTCGCTCTACTTTTCTAATAAACGCATAACCACATCTGTAGCAGAGGTCAACGCGTGCTCGGGATTTCAGACGTGGCTCCATCATCCCGACACCGAGTGAGCCGTGAGAAGGCTCGGAACCCAGCCCTCGGGCACTGGGGGCACTCGGGTCCCGGACGCAGCCAGGGGCGTGCTGGCTTCCTGACCCTAGCGAGCAGCAGCGGGGTCCTCCCCTGACGTTTAAGGTCGGGGACAGAGGATCCGAAAGAGCCCAGCTGGACCGTGGGTGCACGAGTGGTGGTTTCCACGGAAACCCTGCCGTGTGAGAGGACTTGGCGTCGTCCTGGGGAGAGGACCCTGGGCACTTTCCTGGGCGCTTCCTGCTGAAGCCTTGTCCAGCTGTCACTCACTGCCCTCCCACAGGTCAGCAAGAAAAACGCTCGGTCGTCCACACCGGCCGTGAGACCCCTGACTGGCCCGATTGGCCCGtgtgctgggccctggctgcGCCCACCTTCGGAAGCTGGGCTCTGGGTGTGCGTTGCCCCGGACGGTGCTGCCGACCCCGCTTCTCCTGTGCCAGTTCTTGCAGAACCCTGCAGGCTCCGGCTCCCACGCGCTCCCGCTCCACGCGGCTCCGCTCTTGCTGCAGCTCCTTGgggccacagcgttggccccggGACGCAGAACTgggctcccctctccttttcccccaATCTGTGTGCGCTGGGCCCACCAATGGGCATGGGGTCTGCCATTGTCTGCTGTCAGTCATCCATCCTGTCTAGGGAGGTTGTGGACAAGGTGCATTTCCCACAATGCATCGGGCCGGTGCCTTCCTCTCTACCAGGGGCTTGGTCTGTAGCACCTGCTCACCCCTCCCCCGCCAAGGTCCCCGCTTGTCCTGGGGCGTGGTCACAGAGCTGTGCACGAAGCATCGGAggtctcccttctcccactccactTCACCAAGTTTGATgtatgttctttttattattttaaagatttatttatatttttggaagtcagagttacacagagacaagagaggaagagagagagagagagaggtcttccatctgctggttcattcccaagatggccgcaatggccggaactgtgtcaatccgaagccaggagccaggagattcctccaggtctcccacatgggtgcaggggcccaaggacttgggccatcttctcctgctatcccaggccatagctgagagctgcatgggaagtggagcagccggttctcgaactgaagcccatatgggatgcctgcactgcaggcagcagctttacctgctacgccacagagccggcccccgaTTGCTCTTGTTTCCATTCTACCAACATTCCCGCTCACCCGTCCCGGTCCCCTCTGCTGACCTGCGGCTGCTCTGAGGGTGAGCAGAGTGGGCCCTGCCTGCTCAGTGGCTCAGAGGCGTGGGTCCGGGCTTGCACACAGCCACACAGTTGGGCCCACATTGTCCTGATGATTCTGAGGTTGAGGGTCTTGCCCAGACCACAGGAAGTTCTGCCAAGACCCAAGCCCAAAGCTCTCTCATCCTCACGGCACCCGCGCCAGCAGCCAGCgcggcagccagcagccagccaggtggcatGGGCTCAGGGCAGCCAAGGCCGCATCGTACCCCGAGGCTCCACACCCAGGGGAGGTCTGAGCCCCTCCCTGGGCGGCAGCCCTGTCTGGGTGACCTTTGTGGAGTCAACAGCCGTGATTGAGGGACGTCCAACAACAACGACACCTGAGCCGCTccactgcagcgctggccacgGGTACGGCCAGGAAGGGATCGGCCGGTCCTCGGCGCCAGCTTCCGGGAGGACCCTGCCCCGGCCCTAtaagggtggaggggagaggagctgtGCAGACGCCCCGAGCCCCGGAGCTGACCTGTTGCAGCCGAGAGCGCAGACCCGAGATGCAGACCCTGCTGCTGGCCTTTGGCTTCGGCCTCCTCGTGGTCCTGCAGGCCCAGGACCCCCTGGACGTGGGGACGGAGAACCAGGCCGTGAGGCTCCgagaggggcagggcggggctgggctggagggggACGCTCGCGCTGGGCAGGCGAGGCTCTCCTGCTCCTGAGGACCCCGGGCGGCAGAGGGGCCGGGGTGAGGGTCCCTGGGGTCCCGGCCCTGCAGGGACTGGAAGCAGGCACGGGCTGGGTCTGGGGAGGCCGCTGACTGCTTTCAGGTGGTGTGGCTGTGGGGAGTGCGCccagttcctggcccttggctttcagggtctgggggctgcagaccccgggaggggaggccctggggcgTCGGTAGGGCCTGATGGGTCGCACCCTCGCCAGCCCTCAGGGACCTTGTACCTGAAGGCCATGGCCTTAGACAAGGAGATTTCAGAGCTGAAGCCGGATTCTGTGGGCCCCGTGACCATCGTAGCCCAGGACGGGGGCAGCCTGGAGGTCACCCTCAGCTCTGTGTGAGTGTctgcgccgcccctcccccacacggGAGGCCGGGCAGGGATGGGGGCGCTGGCCACACGGGGTCCCCAAGCTGAGCACCTGGGCTCTGAACACAAGCTGCCTGCCTGGACCTGGGCTGCGAGGGCCCCAGGAGGGCCTGGAACCAAGCCTGTGGGCCAGGGGCACCTGCAGGGCACTGCCCACCTCCTCTGCCTGGGCCTCCGTGCCCCACAGGCCCATAGGGAAATGGAGTCTCATCTCAGCCCTGGGtcagcctggggccaggcctgcaCTCTGGACTTGGGACCCTCACGGCGAATCCCTGCTCTGCGCACCCCAGGGCGGGGTTTGCACAATGACCAGGTGGGGACATGACCCCCAGCAGAGGgcgtggcagggacacaaggaccgCTGTGCCATCAGGGCAGCCCTCAGTGGGGCTCCCTCCTGTGCGGGTCAGCACCTGCTCTCTGGCCTGGAGCTGAACCCGGCTCTCGCTGACCCTGCCGTGGGCCCCATGTTTGCGTCTCCTCCCCGCagatccccccccccacccccgtccctcTCTAGACCACACTAAGGTGCCTGCGGGCCTGGCTGTGCACGGCTCCTTGTGCAGAGGATctgctgggggcctgggcagTGAGGGACAGGAGAGGAGCGGCCACAGACCGTCCGGCAGTGGACAGGATGGCGGGGAGGGCAGCCACCTGGAGGAGTGGCCTGGGGCTCGAGGCCACTGCATGACCAGCAGGGCCTGCCgggcagctctgcctgctgctccctgggcccGGCTAGGACCCGGTGCCTCCAGGCCCTGCGTGTGTCCGCTCCGAGCAGGGAGGTCAGCCGGGACAGCGCTGCCCACTCGGCTTCTGTTTCCAGGACAAAGGGTCAATGCTATAGGCTGAGCACCGTCCTGGAGAAGACCGAGCAGCCGGGCGTTTACTTGGCCTGTGAGTGCGGAGGCCGCGGGGCCCACGTCAGCGCGGGGAGggtgaggcccctccctccactctggCCCCCTTCTCAGCCCACCATGCCCGCCCTGGGTCTCCTTGCTTTAAAGGGTCCAGCAGCTGACACCACGCTGCAGGCGAGGCCTTTGGTGCACAAGGGACCTGGCTGTCCAGGGCTGTCCCTCGGGGACGCTGTGCCCCTGTCGCGTCCTGTGTCCGGGATGGGGAGCTGCGTGTCCATGGCAAACTCTGCCCACCTCtcacccccagcctccctgggcctccctggcATGGCCACAGCTGTCCCTGGGTGCAGGGGATCTAGGGAGGTGGGGCACCCAGCGCCTCGGGGGACCTGGTCCAGCAGCTCTGGGCAGCTGGCAGCTGAGGTGTTggccgggctggggcggggccacgTCCCGGGGCCTTGCGGAGGGAGGCGTGGCCTTGTGGGACCCCCGTTCCCGTTGTGCAGTCGAGGGCAGGACCACAGTGCAGGTCACTCAGATGAAGGAGAAGGACCACTGGGTGTTCCAGTGCCAGGGCGAGATCCACGGGCAGCGGTTCAAGCACGCCAAGCTGATCGGTGAGCCCCCACCTCCCTTGCCTCCCGCCACTCCTTACCTCTCCCTtgcctcctcacccctccctgaGAGGCCCCTGGGATGCAGGGACCCCGTGCAGGACACTTGTGTTGATTCCTGATCCAAGTGCTGGTCCTGTCTCCAGAGCTCAGGGCTTATCCGGTTCAGCGAGTGGTGGGGCTCACGGCCAGGGGCCCCTGGGAATCCACAGGCAGCTGAAAGCTCTCCCAGTGCCAGGATCTCGGGGTTCAAAGCTCAGAGGTGGCCGAGGGCACCCTCCcagcccaggggctcctgggTCTCCAGGCTGGGATGCAGATGCCTCCACGCCCggtgctgccccccaccctcctGACTCCCCCCCGGCCTCACCTGCAGGCAAAGACCCTGAGAACAACCCGGCAGCTTTGGCGGAGTTCGAGCAGCTGGTAAAAGAAAGGGGACTGAACTCGGAGACCATCTTAGTCCTTACACAAGGAGGTAGGGGGACGCACCTGCCGCGCCCCGtgcccaggagctggggcagcaTGGCGGAGTGCCCGGGACGTCCCTCGTCTGGGGCTGCTCTGTGCCT
This genomic stretch from Lepus europaeus isolate LE1 unplaced genomic scaffold, mLepTim1.pri SCAFFOLD_566, whole genome shotgun sequence harbors:
- the LOC133755565 gene encoding major allergen Can f 1-like gives rise to the protein MQTLLLAFGFGLLVVLQAQDPLDVGTENQAPSGTLYLKAMALDKEISELKPDSVGPVTIVAQDGGSLEVTLSSVTKGQCYRLSTVLEKTEQPGVYLAFEGRTTVQVTQMKEKDHWVFQCQGEIHGQRFKHAKLIGKDPENNPAALAEFEQLVKERGLNSETILVLTQGGARPVPRPLQNPPLTLPSS